In the Candidatus Saccharimonas aalborgensis genome, one interval contains:
- a CDS encoding ABC transporter permease: MKRYMQAVFGLFVAFQKRFMRDKVSLFFTFLFPLIFLFIFGVIFNNDSVSFRIAILDHANNSFSKEFTTSVGENSAFKVNKDITTIESAKQKMSRGEIDSIVELPESFGAINEARVPSGTMNVYYQKGSDQSGKTVSAVMQQILDEINRKLGRPDAALKVSEKATDTAGLNNFDYTFSGLLGFSLMSMGIFGLANAMPQQKQRGSYKRLFAAPFTSGQLILANAIHFILIAMLSLATVIIMGLLVFKFNMRGDWMSFWLFALLSGAMTVGFGLLIGSLAKNEDQAAPLANLISFPMMFLSGSFFPRFMYPEWLQGVSSYVPLTPVIDGFRRIMTENASLISLLPEIGLIAAWMFIAYIIAIKFFTWE; this comes from the coding sequence ATGAAACGATATATGCAAGCTGTCTTTGGTCTCTTTGTTGCATTTCAGAAGCGGTTTATGCGTGATAAAGTCTCACTCTTCTTCACCTTTCTTTTCCCACTCATATTTCTGTTTATATTTGGTGTGATTTTTAACAATGACTCTGTTAGTTTTCGCATTGCGATTCTCGACCATGCGAACAATAGTTTCTCAAAGGAGTTTACAACATCAGTAGGCGAGAACAGTGCGTTTAAAGTAAACAAAGATATAACAACCATCGAAAGCGCCAAGCAAAAAATGAGTCGTGGAGAAATTGATAGTATCGTTGAGCTCCCCGAGAGCTTCGGGGCGATAAATGAAGCTCGCGTTCCCTCGGGCACCATGAACGTCTACTATCAAAAAGGTTCTGACCAATCAGGCAAGACAGTTAGTGCGGTGATGCAGCAAATCCTTGATGAGATAAACCGCAAACTTGGCAGGCCAGATGCCGCGCTTAAGGTGAGCGAAAAGGCAACAGACACGGCCGGCCTCAACAATTTTGACTATACTTTTTCGGGCTTGCTTGGCTTTAGCCTGATGAGTATGGGTATTTTTGGCCTGGCAAATGCTATGCCTCAGCAAAAGCAGCGAGGTTCATATAAACGACTCTTTGCCGCACCCTTTACCTCCGGACAATTGATTCTTGCTAACGCGATTCACTTTATCTTGATTGCCATGCTTAGCTTAGCAACCGTCATTATCATGGGACTTCTCGTATTTAAGTTCAATATGCGCGGTGACTGGATGAGTTTCTGGCTATTTGCACTGTTATCGGGCGCGATGACAGTCGGCTTTGGCTTGCTTATTGGCTCGCTTGCAAAAAATGAAGACCAAGCGGCACCGCTTGCTAACCTCATTTCATTTCCGATGATGTTTCTCTCGGGCAGCTTCTTCCCCCGTTTCATGTATCCCGAATGGCTTCAGGGTGTATCGAGCTACGTACCGCTTACACCGGTTATCGATGGCTTCCGTCGTATTATGACCGAGAATGCAAGCCTAATAAGTCTCTTGCCCGAGATCGGTCTCATTGCCGCGTGGATGTTTATCGCTTACATCATCGCGATCAAATTTTTCACCTGGGAATAA
- a CDS encoding MFS transporter has translation MLQRFIHRFFRPRHYWRSVSFDEIAELYTSRLIMVFAVNIVNLFAAVYLYKLGYSIQFIAWFYAAWYAFKVPFAVIAAKYAAYFGPKHGILLANILRIPSLIAFALVAVLPSQQAIVAIVLFGFFQQMAATLYDLCYTIDFSKVKHSEHAGKEIGTMQIMEKTAKIISPVVGGTIASLYSPQATIIVACVLFILAAFPLFRSVEPTRTRTTLRLSGFPWRLALPTLIAETVVGFDFVVSGTVWLLFTTTVIFSGMGEGIYATLGSLASLGVLISLVASWTFGQIVDRHKGGILLTAGTIANSMIHLFRPFTASPSAVMGVNIANEIATSAYAMPFTRAVFDVADDSGFRITYLMYIEMMLNFGAALGSTLFALFVSGLGDRHGMECMFVVAAVYELIMLFVWRSAR, from the coding sequence ATGTTACAGCGTTTTATCCATCGTTTCTTTAGGCCGCGTCACTATTGGCGCAGCGTTTCATTTGATGAGATTGCAGAACTGTATACGTCGCGACTCATCATGGTCTTTGCTGTCAACATCGTCAATCTCTTTGCTGCCGTCTACCTCTATAAGTTAGGTTACTCCATTCAGTTTATTGCGTGGTTTTATGCCGCATGGTATGCCTTTAAGGTTCCATTCGCAGTTATTGCAGCCAAATATGCTGCTTATTTCGGACCAAAGCATGGTATTCTGTTGGCGAATATATTACGCATCCCTTCGCTGATTGCTTTTGCTCTTGTCGCCGTCTTGCCATCTCAGCAAGCAATTGTCGCCATCGTATTGTTTGGGTTTTTCCAGCAGATGGCGGCAACACTTTATGATCTCTGCTATACCATCGATTTCAGCAAGGTAAAACATAGCGAGCACGCCGGCAAAGAAATCGGTACGATGCAGATCATGGAGAAAACAGCCAAGATTATTAGTCCAGTGGTTGGTGGAACTATTGCTAGTCTTTATTCTCCTCAGGCTACGATTATTGTTGCTTGCGTACTGTTTATCTTGGCTGCTTTTCCACTCTTTCGATCAGTTGAACCGACCCGAACACGCACCACGCTTCGACTATCGGGTTTCCCGTGGCGTCTCGCCCTGCCAACACTTATAGCAGAAACTGTGGTCGGCTTTGACTTTGTCGTTAGCGGTACAGTGTGGCTGTTGTTTACGACCACAGTAATATTTTCGGGAATGGGGGAGGGGATTTATGCGACGCTTGGTAGTCTTGCTTCTCTTGGCGTTCTCATCTCACTGGTTGCCTCTTGGACATTCGGTCAGATTGTCGATAGGCATAAAGGTGGCATATTGCTCACAGCGGGCACCATCGCAAATAGTATGATCCATCTCTTCCGTCCCTTTACAGCCTCTCCTTCAGCGGTCATGGGGGTGAATATTGCAAATGAGATTGCGACGAGCGCCTACGCAATGCCGTTTACTAGGGCAGTCTTTGACGTGGCCGATGACTCGGGCTTTCGCATCACCTACTTGATGTATATCGAAATGATGCTCAATTTCGGCGCAGCACTAGGTAGTACGTTGTTTGCCCTATTTGTGTCTGGGCTTGGTGATCGCCACGGTATGGAGTGTATGTTTGTAGTTGCTGCCGTCTACGAACTCATCATGCTGTTCGTGTGGCGCTCTGCACGGTAA
- a CDS encoding DUF4352 domain-containing protein, producing MRNKKTIEQRTGQELSVKRQKRQHRPMGIGGALFLILVIFCGIGIISAMIANSPAQKNSKAVKQSSKIGQVSSDAGFNFVVNSFKCGEKQIGFDNGVLHYSTDAQGQFCRLNITVTNAGNNSNSIRPYNQYIFNDKGQRYDYDPAGTGRAAQYELGDPFSDDINPGNSITGDIVFDVPVNVTPITAELHGDKDSSGIRVNLQ from the coding sequence ATGAGAAACAAGAAAACTATCGAGCAACGAACGGGACAAGAGTTAAGTGTAAAAAGACAGAAGCGTCAGCATCGACCGATGGGTATCGGCGGTGCGCTATTTTTGATTTTAGTAATTTTCTGTGGGATCGGAATAATTAGTGCCATGATTGCAAATTCGCCTGCACAGAAAAACTCGAAAGCCGTCAAGCAATCGTCGAAGATTGGTCAGGTATCGAGTGATGCTGGTTTTAACTTCGTAGTGAATTCTTTTAAGTGTGGCGAAAAACAAATAGGTTTCGACAATGGCGTATTACATTACTCTACAGATGCACAGGGTCAGTTCTGTCGCCTCAACATTACCGTAACTAATGCTGGCAATAACTCAAACAGTATTCGCCCGTATAACCAATACATCTTCAACGACAAGGGACAGCGCTACGATTATGACCCTGCTGGAACAGGTCGTGCAGCACAGTACGAACTCGGCGACCCGTTTAGCGATGACATTAACCCTGGCAATAGTATTACGGGCGACATCGTCTTTGATGTGCCTGTGAATGTAACGCCTATTACAGCCGAACTACACGGTGATAAGGATAGTTCAGGCATACGAGTAAATCTACAGTAG
- a CDS encoding DNA-processing protein DprA encodes MKWLAVVGSRYVTPEMRRDIKRYVTQKVADGYGIVSGGGTGTDTYAVRMALEAGIDISRVKLFLPGSVEKYSDELRRRALEGKCKSDDAEETIRQLHSLASNTLDTLFYSGDIETIDARAFHARNRRIVSCADELVAFRLGQSRGTTYSIERARQKGISVRVFEY; translated from the coding sequence ATGAAGTGGCTGGCCGTTGTCGGTTCTCGCTATGTAACGCCAGAGATGCGTCGTGATATCAAGCGTTATGTGACTCAGAAGGTAGCCGATGGGTATGGTATCGTATCGGGGGGTGGTACTGGCACTGACACCTATGCAGTACGGATGGCTCTGGAAGCAGGAATTGATATTAGCCGTGTAAAGCTATTTCTCCCTGGCTCTGTTGAAAAATACAGCGACGAATTACGTCGGCGAGCGCTTGAGGGAAAATGTAAAAGCGATGATGCCGAGGAGACCATACGGCAGTTGCATAGCCTCGCAAGCAACACTCTGGACACACTCTTCTACTCAGGGGATATCGAGACGATAGATGCAAGAGCCTTTCATGCGCGAAATCGACGTATCGTCTCCTGCGCCGATGAACTCGTCGCGTTTCGGCTAGGGCAGAGTAGGGGCACTACCTATTCGATCGAACGCGCTCGACAAAAAGGGATATCGGTCCGAGTATTTGAATATTAG
- a CDS encoding FtsB family cell division protein: MTDQTLRKVIYRLKRYTTLNTVVILIGAIVVSGWVWGSITTMQRNYALQKEVDARERKLALTQLEVDTMQLQKNYYASDEYKELAARERLGLAAPGEKVLLLPPNSAAAKATNITEKSPTATTRTLTNFEQWMLFLFGGSAARLQN; encoded by the coding sequence ATGACAGACCAAACACTCAGAAAGGTTATATATCGATTGAAGCGTTATACGACGCTCAATACCGTTGTGATACTGATTGGGGCAATTGTTGTGTCGGGTTGGGTGTGGGGTTCTATTACGACGATGCAACGTAACTATGCCCTGCAGAAAGAAGTTGATGCCCGTGAGCGCAAACTTGCATTGACCCAGCTTGAAGTCGATACTATGCAGCTCCAAAAAAACTACTACGCAAGTGATGAATACAAGGAGCTAGCTGCTCGCGAACGGCTAGGCTTGGCTGCGCCCGGAGAAAAGGTACTACTATTGCCGCCCAACAGTGCTGCCGCGAAGGCAACAAACATTACCGAGAAATCACCAACAGCTACTACTCGCACACTCACAAATTTTGAGCAATGGATGCTATTCCTGTTCGGCGGCTCAGCTGCTCGCTTGCAAAACTAG
- a CDS encoding NUDIX domain-containing protein, translating to MAHIHTNPGQHDMTVAAHIIRVDGKEPKALLHMHKKLATLICVGGHVELDESPWDAVIHEIAEEAGYDIKDLYVLQPPLRIHQEGIDDITIHPQPFFLDTHMNANTPDHWHTDTVYLFTTHSEPTLPLAADESQDIRWLSRSEIEQLSDSQVFSNIRTTHLKAFDEFLTAWEPVPAGHFSTEKIAR from the coding sequence ATGGCCCATATACATACCAATCCTGGTCAGCATGACATGACAGTCGCCGCACATATCATTCGAGTCGATGGCAAGGAGCCAAAGGCTCTCCTGCATATGCACAAAAAACTTGCCACACTCATTTGTGTCGGTGGTCATGTTGAGCTGGATGAATCACCATGGGATGCAGTTATTCATGAGATTGCAGAGGAAGCTGGCTATGATATTAAGGATCTGTATGTCCTCCAGCCACCGCTAAGAATACATCAGGAAGGGATCGATGACATCACCATTCATCCGCAACCGTTTTTCCTAGATACACATATGAACGCAAATACTCCAGATCATTGGCACACCGATACGGTATATCTTTTTACGACACATTCGGAGCCAACACTTCCGTTGGCCGCAGATGAATCACAAGACATTCGCTGGCTATCTCGTAGCGAGATTGAACAGCTCTCTGACTCACAAGTTTTTTCAAATATTCGCACGACCCACCTAAAGGCCTTCGATGAGTTTTTGACCGCATGGGAACCAGTACCGGCGGGGCACTTTAGTACCGAAAAAATAGCTCGCTAG
- a CDS encoding tyrosine-type recombinase/integrase: MSRRRRGEGTVYKRKEGRYEAACYVNTPLGIRRIRRYATTRKDAEAILVEMRNKNDSGLKANPREERLGAYMDYWLLVVQPSIRRSTLAGYESLVRIYLKPGLGNKYLTKLSVADVQTFIDNQLRTGQSHRTVQKMRCILSAVLQRAAKEERISRNVARLVTIPMYKPKEAEPWSVDELTAFLRAASDHQYYPIYFLMGFYGLRRGEALGLSWSDIDFTNKIIRVRRQVDYSNHTYSYVELKTRASKRNLPILDATLAVLNNLKSTTAGPLPDLIFKTSNGLPVDPNNLRRSFKRISKEAGLPIITLHHLRHTAATNLKNLCVAPRDVQAILGHSHISTTLQIYQHADINDTSEALQKYELQISEKSASSRQIKPSGDKILAEYIKINSATVGRVPIKDLRLMSPTL; encoded by the coding sequence ATGAGCAGACGACGTCGGGGTGAAGGAACGGTCTACAAGCGTAAAGAAGGTCGGTATGAAGCTGCTTGCTACGTAAACACGCCTCTAGGGATTAGGCGAATAAGACGCTATGCCACAACACGCAAAGATGCCGAGGCGATTTTAGTGGAGATGCGCAACAAGAATGATAGCGGTCTCAAGGCAAATCCGAGGGAGGAAAGGCTTGGTGCATATATGGATTATTGGCTTTTAGTAGTGCAACCTTCGATTCGTAGGAGTACTTTAGCTGGTTATGAGTCGCTCGTTCGTATTTATCTAAAGCCAGGGCTTGGCAATAAGTATCTCACGAAGTTGAGTGTGGCAGATGTCCAGACATTTATCGACAACCAGCTAAGGACGGGTCAATCGCACCGCACTGTACAGAAAATGCGCTGTATTCTTTCCGCAGTATTGCAGAGGGCTGCGAAGGAGGAGCGTATATCGCGCAATGTGGCACGGCTTGTTACCATACCGATGTATAAACCAAAAGAAGCCGAGCCATGGAGCGTAGATGAGTTAACTGCCTTTTTACGCGCTGCTTCTGACCATCAGTATTATCCAATTTACTTTCTAATGGGCTTTTATGGGCTTCGTAGGGGTGAGGCGTTAGGCTTATCATGGTCTGACATAGATTTCACCAACAAGATTATTCGTGTAAGGAGGCAAGTAGACTACTCGAATCACACGTATAGCTATGTGGAGTTAAAGACACGTGCTTCAAAACGCAATCTTCCTATACTTGACGCAACTCTAGCTGTGCTTAACAATCTTAAGTCCACAACTGCGGGACCGCTGCCCGACCTTATATTTAAGACATCAAACGGACTTCCAGTTGACCCTAATAATTTACGAAGGTCTTTCAAGCGCATAAGTAAAGAAGCGGGTCTGCCGATTATTACGCTCCACCATTTAAGGCACACCGCAGCTACAAACCTCAAGAATCTGTGCGTTGCGCCCAGAGATGTTCAGGCAATTTTGGGTCATTCGCATATCTCAACAACCCTACAGATTTATCAACATGCCGACATTAACGACACGTCAGAAGCATTACAAAAATATGAGCTTCAAATCAGTGAAAAAAGTGCTTCTAGCCGTCAAATTAAGCCGTCAGGCGACAAAATCTTGGCGGAATATATCAAAATTAACAGTGCGACAGTGGGTCGGGTTCCAATCAAAGACCTCAGGCTTATGAGTCCTACGCTCTAA
- a CDS encoding helix-turn-helix domain-containing protein, translating into MLSSNLATLLKLNSKQPAGREARKGLDMGSATEQPNHPALYTVEEAAEYLRVSRWMIYKLMRHNELRTLTIASRRLIAYEDLTDFIKQSKRKQYEQTTSG; encoded by the coding sequence ATGTTGTCCAGTAACCTAGCCACCCTATTGAAACTGAACAGTAAACAGCCTGCTGGGCGAGAAGCCAGAAAAGGATTAGACATGGGTAGCGCAACTGAGCAACCGAACCATCCAGCTTTGTACACAGTCGAAGAAGCTGCGGAGTACTTGAGGGTGAGTAGATGGATGATTTACAAACTGATGAGACACAACGAACTAAGAACCCTAACAATTGCCAGCAGACGATTAATCGCATACGAGGACTTAACGGACTTTATAAAACAGAGCAAAAGGAAGCAATATGAGCAGACGACGTCGGGGTGA
- a CDS encoding ABC transporter ATP-binding protein, with amino-acid sequence MNHIISVNNLTKRYGDKTVVNAISFDVKKGEIFGILGPNGAGKTTTLEMIEALREIDSGNITVADIDVSAHPDEVKEIIGIQLQSTSFFDKLTLREQLKMFCGLYGVTTDVDALLADVQLTDKAKEYVENLSGGQKQRFSIAAALVNEPKVLFLDEPTTGLDPQARRNLWELVESIKGRGITVVLTTHYMDEAELLCDRIAIMDEGNIITIDTPKGLIKKLLGRGFKKEQIVQQANLEDVFIDLTGKDIRE; translated from the coding sequence ATGAATCATATTATTTCAGTGAACAACTTAACCAAGCGGTATGGGGACAAGACAGTCGTCAACGCCATCAGTTTTGACGTCAAAAAAGGAGAGATATTTGGCATACTTGGCCCGAACGGTGCCGGTAAGACAACTACTCTCGAGATGATCGAAGCATTGAGAGAAATTGATAGTGGCAACATAACGGTCGCCGACATCGATGTGTCGGCACATCCTGACGAGGTTAAGGAAATCATAGGCATCCAGCTACAGTCGACAAGTTTCTTTGACAAACTGACATTACGAGAACAACTCAAGATGTTTTGTGGCCTCTATGGGGTCACCACCGATGTTGATGCTTTGCTTGCTGATGTACAGCTCACCGATAAGGCAAAGGAGTACGTCGAGAATCTCTCAGGTGGTCAAAAGCAGCGGTTTAGTATCGCAGCTGCACTTGTGAATGAACCAAAAGTTCTCTTTCTTGACGAGCCAACGACTGGCCTCGATCCGCAAGCAAGGCGAAATCTCTGGGAGCTGGTCGAATCAATTAAGGGTAGGGGTATTACCGTGGTACTAACGACGCACTATATGGATGAGGCAGAGCTTCTGTGTGATCGTATTGCCATTATGGATGAGGGTAACATCATAACGATAGATACCCCAAAGGGTTTGATTAAGAAACTTCTGGGACGTGGTTTTAAGAAGGAACAGATTGTCCAGCAGGCAAATCTCGAAGACGTCTTTATCGATCTCACTGGAAAGGATATACGGGAATAA
- a CDS encoding UDP-N-acetylmuramate--L-alanine ligase, producing MNIYFSGIGGVGLGPLAEIARDAGHGVFGSDTTESLTTDELLRQNIPFSTDQSGDFLTRCHEQKKIDWFVYTAALADDHPELIMARKLGIPMSKRDELLTQIIKEKNLKLIAVAGTHGKTSTTALMVWVLNQLGVPISYSAGSTISFGPSGFFDPASSYFVYECDEYDRNFLHFRPFLTLLTSVDFDHPDTYPTQRDYVDAFSTFLAQSNQAIMWRRDTVINIVPTKRSWILDDREIIPFQVAGEHNRANSTLVAKACEFLGLGDAEQVKSAIESFPGASRRFEKLADNLYSDYGHHPVEVAATLQLARELNDHVVLVYQPHQNTRQHQVRSGYTTCMQLAETIFWLPTYQSRENMLLPILTPEQLTGRLVNRGAVHYASLDETLWGHIQQARQLNKLVLCMGAGTIDHWVREMLASSP from the coding sequence ATGAACATCTACTTTTCGGGCATCGGCGGCGTTGGGCTAGGACCGCTCGCAGAAATCGCTCGCGATGCTGGACATGGAGTATTCGGCTCGGACACGACCGAAAGTCTTACGACTGACGAATTGCTGCGTCAAAATATCCCATTTAGTACTGACCAATCTGGCGATTTCCTCACGCGGTGTCACGAACAAAAAAAGATTGACTGGTTTGTCTATACGGCAGCGCTCGCTGATGACCACCCTGAGCTCATCATGGCCCGAAAGCTAGGTATCCCAATGAGCAAACGTGATGAGCTACTGACACAAATCATAAAGGAAAAAAATCTCAAACTTATTGCAGTCGCGGGAACACACGGAAAAACGTCGACTACCGCATTGATGGTGTGGGTTTTGAACCAGCTAGGTGTCCCTATCAGCTATTCTGCCGGGAGCACGATTAGTTTTGGTCCAAGCGGGTTTTTTGATCCAGCGAGTTCCTATTTTGTCTACGAATGTGACGAGTATGATCGAAACTTTTTGCACTTTCGCCCCTTCCTTACCCTGCTTACCTCTGTCGATTTCGATCATCCAGATACCTATCCCACCCAACGCGACTATGTAGATGCCTTCTCGACATTTCTCGCTCAGTCGAATCAAGCTATCATGTGGCGGCGCGACACAGTTATCAATATTGTCCCGACTAAACGCTCCTGGATACTTGATGACCGCGAAATTATTCCTTTTCAGGTGGCTGGCGAACACAACCGTGCAAACTCAACGCTCGTAGCGAAGGCCTGTGAGTTTTTGGGGCTAGGGGACGCTGAACAGGTCAAAAGTGCTATAGAATCCTTCCCCGGCGCTTCCAGGCGATTTGAGAAACTGGCAGATAATCTCTATAGCGATTACGGCCACCACCCCGTCGAAGTTGCAGCGACACTCCAGCTTGCGAGAGAGCTTAACGATCACGTAGTGCTTGTCTATCAGCCGCATCAGAATACTCGCCAACATCAAGTGAGAAGCGGCTATACCACTTGTATGCAGTTGGCAGAAACAATTTTCTGGCTCCCCACCTACCAATCGAGAGAAAATATGCTTCTCCCCATTCTCACTCCCGAGCAGCTCACTGGGCGGCTCGTCAACCGAGGTGCTGTCCATTATGCTTCGCTTGATGAAACGTTATGGGGTCATATACAGCAGGCACGACAATTAAACAAACTCGTTCTTTGCATGGGAGCGGGCACTATCGATCACTGGGTGAGAGAGATGCTCGCTAGCTCTCCTTAA
- a CDS encoding dihydrolipoyl dehydrogenase family protein has protein sequence MPRKSQFDYDLIVIGSGAAGSAAATIASREGKRVAIIEADTLGGDSPNWSDVPIKALLHAAQLYDEARHGARFGLRSATLGYNYPSLRAWKELAVKRTGASGNRKFYESQGIDVYLGVARFLTPNEVSVNRKHLSSAHFLIATGSQWTLPDIQGLPEAGYLTPRTILESLRPPKSLYIVGAGTVGVEIAQLMATFGTKVYLAEVASRILPDEDEEVGELMSRLLEEQKGVTSLTHTRTLSVVKDGLGKRVVYSRGGIEKSVRVDEVLVAVGRTPVVDIGLENAHVEYTAKGIEVNEFLQTTAKHIYAAGDVLGYNRPTHSALLESRVVAHNVVLKNKISPDYTATPRLTFSYPGVASVGLTEDDCLRRDLRIEKTIAPLTIVARSNTSDFRDGFVKVITDKRGVVLGGTVVAPHAAEIIHELTLAVKYELTAHQVADTPHAFLSWSEAVRVACGKLAKN, from the coding sequence GTGCCACGAAAATCACAGTTTGACTACGATCTCATTGTCATCGGCAGCGGCGCAGCGGGAAGCGCTGCAGCAACCATTGCCTCACGCGAGGGGAAACGGGTCGCAATCATCGAGGCCGATACGCTCGGTGGTGACTCGCCCAACTGGAGTGACGTCCCCATAAAAGCGCTGCTCCATGCTGCACAGCTCTATGATGAAGCCCGCCATGGAGCCCGCTTTGGTCTGCGATCTGCTACGCTCGGATACAATTACCCGTCACTTCGCGCCTGGAAAGAGCTCGCAGTAAAACGCACAGGCGCTAGTGGCAATCGAAAATTTTATGAATCTCAAGGCATTGACGTTTATCTCGGTGTAGCTCGTTTCCTTACCCCCAATGAGGTGTCAGTTAATCGCAAACATCTTTCGTCTGCGCATTTTTTGATTGCCACCGGTTCGCAGTGGACTCTGCCGGATATACAAGGCCTCCCCGAGGCGGGCTACCTAACACCACGAACCATTCTGGAATCACTTCGCCCGCCCAAAAGCCTCTATATCGTTGGCGCCGGTACAGTTGGTGTAGAAATCGCTCAGTTGATGGCGACATTTGGTACAAAAGTCTACTTAGCAGAGGTTGCAAGCCGAATCCTACCAGATGAAGACGAAGAGGTAGGGGAGTTGATGTCGCGCTTACTAGAAGAACAAAAAGGTGTTACTTCCCTCACCCACACTCGCACTCTTTCCGTGGTAAAAGACGGTCTTGGAAAGCGGGTCGTGTACTCGCGTGGTGGCATCGAAAAATCAGTTCGTGTCGATGAAGTTCTCGTGGCAGTCGGTCGTACTCCAGTCGTCGATATAGGTCTCGAGAATGCACACGTCGAATATACCGCCAAAGGTATAGAGGTGAATGAGTTCTTGCAGACGACAGCCAAACATATTTACGCAGCGGGCGACGTGCTCGGGTATAACCGTCCGACACACAGCGCACTTCTCGAAAGTCGTGTCGTAGCACACAACGTTGTGTTAAAAAACAAGATTTCCCCTGACTATACTGCAACTCCCCGACTCACTTTTTCCTATCCAGGTGTTGCATCTGTCGGTCTTACCGAGGATGACTGTCTGAGACGAGATCTCCGAATCGAAAAAACAATCGCTCCACTCACTATCGTCGCCCGGAGCAATACTAGTGACTTTCGTGATGGGTTCGTCAAAGTTATCACTGACAAGCGCGGAGTGGTGCTTGGCGGAACTGTGGTTGCGCCGCACGCAGCAGAGATCATCCACGAGCTCACGCTGGCCGTCAAATATGAATTAACTGCTCACCAAGTTGCCGATACCCCGCACGCATTCTTGAGTTGGAGCGAAGCAGTGCGAGTCGCCTGCGGAAAGTTAGCAAAAAACTAA
- a CDS encoding YunG family protein, which translates to MRTRAERLTTAIEGSWSLETTSTPDTWYDDVPTRGQCVPTSLVIQDYLGGDIERLRTLYAGASETHYRNRIDGNVLDLTRSQYPPEQSFEQAPVDGDTREYVFANPATRARYQLLTTRVQRLMYLQSMAEHPEDSAKPVALFDLDGVILDFDARVEAELKRHGITVPPRSDFYMTKRLTDPEHIALVRDLQHSKGFFESLEPIPGAIEAWHFVRSLGFHARICSAPISGNPWSIREKLVTVERYLGPRAADEAYIGKRKSECSGVMLFDDRPTIADAANADWLHAHYTQDYNQHVETPLRVRDWTELDKVAEFLGCALKRSRSVHL; encoded by the coding sequence ATGCGAACTCGTGCCGAACGACTTACCACAGCCATAGAAGGCAGTTGGTCGCTAGAAACTACTAGTACCCCTGATACATGGTATGATGATGTCCCTACCAGGGGACAGTGCGTTCCCACATCGCTCGTGATCCAAGACTACCTTGGTGGCGACATCGAGCGCCTCAGAACACTTTATGCGGGAGCTTCCGAAACCCACTACCGCAATCGTATTGATGGCAACGTACTAGACTTAACGCGCAGCCAATACCCCCCAGAGCAGTCATTTGAACAAGCGCCGGTTGATGGTGATACCAGAGAATACGTTTTTGCGAACCCAGCAACTCGTGCCCGGTACCAACTACTGACGACGCGGGTTCAACGCCTGATGTACCTCCAGAGTATGGCAGAACACCCCGAAGATTCGGCTAAGCCGGTCGCTCTATTTGACCTAGACGGTGTCATCCTCGACTTTGATGCCCGTGTTGAGGCAGAGCTAAAGCGACATGGCATTACCGTACCACCACGCTCAGACTTCTATATGACTAAGCGCCTTACCGACCCTGAGCATATTGCTCTCGTAAGAGACCTTCAGCACTCGAAAGGCTTTTTTGAATCACTGGAACCCATACCGGGTGCTATAGAAGCCTGGCACTTCGTGAGATCACTCGGTTTTCATGCTCGTATCTGTTCTGCGCCCATCTCTGGCAATCCGTGGAGTATTCGCGAAAAGCTAGTGACAGTTGAACGATACCTCGGCCCGCGTGCTGCCGATGAAGCATATATCGGCAAACGAAAATCGGAGTGTTCGGGAGTAATGCTTTTTGATGATCGCCCTACGATAGCCGATGCCGCAAACGCCGATTGGCTTCATGCGCACTACACACAGGACTACAACCAGCATGTTGAAACACCTCTCCGAGTTCGTGATTGGACCGAACTCGACAAAGTAGCCGAATTTCTCGGTTGCGCCTTGAAACGCTCGCGCAGTGTTCATCTCTAG